One window of Paenibacillus sp. FSL K6-3182 genomic DNA carries:
- a CDS encoding DMT family transporter — protein MWLITAISSAVLFGLAGWWMKVSQMRGGSTRTLLLGLYASGTLGFGVHAALEGTFFFLADPRVWIAGIIIGAGSAWGNALFMKALHFGPASLTSPLTNMNIILVVALATLWYNEPLSASEAIGITLLLLAVVFIAHKRKEPLTITEKRWFILVFLAVVLFALRNGGLKVTDELDLPSAPILFIAYALSLCWFLIPVKTTAARTSERTGLWLGIVAGLFSYGGLQLYAVAIATGQANLAAPIFATNSLVVAAGAIIFYKEKLTILQWTAFACTILGLIVIRL, from the coding sequence ATGTGGCTCATTACAGCCATCAGCAGCGCTGTTTTATTTGGACTAGCAGGCTGGTGGATGAAAGTATCACAAATGCGGGGCGGCTCTACAAGAACGCTGCTGCTCGGATTGTATGCTTCTGGAACGTTAGGTTTTGGGGTGCATGCGGCGCTTGAAGGAACGTTTTTCTTTCTTGCTGATCCGAGGGTATGGATTGCAGGCATCATAATAGGAGCAGGCTCAGCATGGGGAAACGCTTTGTTTATGAAAGCATTGCATTTTGGACCCGCCAGCTTGACCTCTCCCCTAACGAATATGAACATTATCTTAGTTGTCGCTTTAGCGACCTTGTGGTACAACGAGCCGCTCAGCGCTTCGGAGGCAATAGGCATAACTCTGCTTCTGCTTGCTGTCGTCTTTATTGCTCATAAACGAAAGGAACCGCTCACGATTACAGAAAAAAGATGGTTCATTCTCGTCTTTTTGGCAGTCGTGCTATTTGCGCTGCGCAATGGTGGATTAAAAGTCACCGATGAATTGGATCTTCCTAGCGCCCCGATCCTGTTCATTGCTTATGCCCTCTCTCTCTGCTGGTTTCTCATCCCGGTCAAAACGACCGCTGCACGCACCTCAGAGCGAACTGGACTTTGGCTCGGTATTGTTGCGGGTCTGTTCTCATACGGTGGATTGCAGCTTTATGCAGTCGCTATTGCTACCGGACAAGCGAATCTTGCAGCGCCTATCTTTGCTACGAACAGTCTTGTCGTAGCAGCTGGCGCTATTATATTTTATAAAGAGAAGTTGACGATCCTTCAGTGGACAGCCTTTGCTTGTACCATTCTTGGGTTGATTGTTATTCGATTGTAA
- a CDS encoding helix-turn-helix domain-containing protein, which translates to MDYSTMCPKYEAAADILGKKWTGRIIRVLLGGPKRFKEIKEQIPEMSDKMLTDRMKELETLTIIKRQVYPEMPVRIEYELTDKGRELQPVIESIQTWGEQWM; encoded by the coding sequence TTGGATTATTCGACAATGTGCCCAAAGTATGAAGCCGCAGCCGACATTTTAGGCAAGAAGTGGACTGGCAGAATTATTCGGGTATTGCTTGGAGGACCAAAAAGGTTCAAAGAGATTAAGGAACAAATTCCCGAAATGAGCGACAAAATGCTAACGGACCGGATGAAAGAGCTTGAAACATTAACGATTATTAAACGTCAAGTTTATCCAGAAATGCCTGTACGTATTGAATATGAGCTAACCGACAAAGGCAGGGAGCTTCAGCCAGTCATTGAGTCCATTCAAACTTGGGGCGAACAATGGATGTAA
- the sdhB gene encoding succinate dehydrogenase iron-sulfur subunit, whose amino-acid sequence MAETTVATKSVKFIITRQDTPDSKPYTEEFEIPYRANMNVISGLMEIQRNPKKADGASTAPVCWDSNCLEEVCGACSMVINGKPRQACSALIDKLEQPIRLEPMKTFPVVRDLVINRERMFGALKRVKAWIPIDGTYDLGPGPRMAETKRQWAYELSKCMTCGVCLEACPNVNDRNSFIGPAAISQVRLFNAHPTGEMNKEERLDALMTDGGIEGCGNSQNCVRACPKGIPLTTSIAAINKDTTKHLFKKWLGM is encoded by the coding sequence ATGGCTGAAACGACTGTAGCTACAAAATCGGTTAAGTTTATCATCACTCGCCAAGATACTCCTGATTCCAAACCATATACGGAAGAGTTTGAAATTCCTTACCGCGCTAATATGAACGTTATTAGCGGCCTGATGGAAATTCAACGTAATCCGAAAAAGGCAGACGGCGCAAGCACGGCTCCTGTATGCTGGGATTCCAACTGCTTGGAAGAAGTATGCGGCGCATGCTCAATGGTCATCAACGGCAAGCCTCGTCAAGCGTGCAGCGCTTTGATCGATAAGCTTGAGCAGCCGATTCGTCTTGAACCAATGAAAACATTCCCAGTAGTTCGTGACCTTGTTATTAACCGTGAGCGGATGTTTGGCGCCTTGAAACGCGTTAAGGCATGGATTCCAATCGACGGAACGTATGATCTGGGTCCTGGACCGCGGATGGCAGAAACGAAGCGTCAATGGGCTTATGAGCTTTCCAAATGTATGACTTGCGGTGTTTGCCTTGAAGCGTGCCCGAACGTAAATGATCGGAATAGCTTCATCGGTCCTGCTGCAATTTCACAGGTTCGTTTGTTTAATGCTCATCCAACAGGTGAGATGAACAAGGAAGAACGTCTGGATGCACTTATGACAGATGGCGGCATCGAAGGCTGCGGCAACTCGCAAAACTGTGTTCGCGCATGTCCGAAGGGCATTCCGCTTACGACTTCAATCGCAGCAATCAATAAAGATACAACCAAACATCTATTCAAAAAATGGCTTGGCATGTAG